Proteins found in one Planctomycetes bacterium MalM25 genomic segment:
- a CDS encoding putative lysine decarboxylase yields the protein MPKNKPSKHIGSEAQKPAEPLDVAPDFTLDAHRQKLPPEVETNRQAIINSPSYILPEADTEWMKEAEMRPVRMQLELQKTEILLQREGVESTVVVFGGTQIVPQEEAEKRLAEAKAELEANPDDPHAKRGVVRAETRMKKVRFYEECREFAKLVSGRCQIDGKCEYVVTTGGGPGIMEAGNRGAFEIGAKSIGLNIELPHEQEPNPYITPELCFQFHYFAMRKFHFILRAAALVVFPGGYGTLDELFNCLCLRQTGRMQAIPIILYGKEYWDSVINFQSLADEGVIADEHLDLISYADTPEEAWKLIADFHGVE from the coding sequence ATGCCCAAGAACAAGCCTTCCAAGCACATCGGTTCCGAAGCCCAGAAGCCGGCCGAACCGTTGGACGTCGCGCCCGACTTCACGCTCGACGCCCACCGGCAGAAGTTGCCGCCCGAGGTCGAAACCAATCGGCAAGCGATCATCAACTCGCCCTCGTACATCCTGCCCGAGGCCGACACCGAGTGGATGAAGGAGGCGGAGATGCGACCGGTCCGCATGCAGCTCGAGCTGCAAAAGACCGAGATCCTGCTGCAACGCGAGGGAGTCGAGTCGACGGTCGTCGTCTTCGGCGGCACGCAGATCGTCCCGCAAGAGGAAGCCGAGAAACGCCTCGCCGAGGCGAAGGCGGAACTCGAAGCCAACCCGGACGACCCGCATGCGAAGCGCGGCGTGGTCCGCGCCGAGACGCGCATGAAGAAGGTCCGCTTCTACGAGGAGTGCCGCGAGTTCGCCAAGCTCGTCAGCGGTCGTTGCCAGATCGACGGCAAGTGCGAGTACGTCGTGACGACCGGAGGCGGCCCTGGCATCATGGAGGCGGGCAACCGCGGCGCGTTCGAGATCGGCGCCAAGTCGATCGGTCTCAACATCGAGCTGCCGCACGAACAGGAGCCCAACCCGTACATCACGCCGGAACTCTGCTTCCAGTTCCACTACTTCGCAATGCGGAAGTTCCACTTCATCCTGCGAGCGGCGGCGCTGGTCGTCTTCCCGGGCGGGTACGGCACGCTCGACGAGCTGTTCAACTGCCTCTGCCTCCGCCAGACCGGCCGTATGCAGGCGATCCCGATCATCCTGTACGGCAAGGAGTACTGGGACTCGGTGATCAACTTCCAGTCGCTCGCCGACGAGGGGGTCATCGCCGACGAGCACCTCGACCTGATCTCCTACGCCGACACGCCCGAAGAGGCGTGGAAGCTGATCGCCGACTTCCACGGCGTGGAGTGA
- a CDS encoding Ribonuclease, with translation MRLTFHGAAGTVTGSKYLLEADGASVLIDCGLFQGIKKLRKRNWDGTPFKAEELDAVLLTHAHLDHTGYLPRVVKEGFHGPIHCTPATAQLAELILLDSAKIQESDAEYANKKGYSKHKPALPLYTGKDVLETVKNFRLVERDDWRHIAGPIHARWHDAGHLLGSNLIEIEVREKEKTTRIVFSGDIGRYDGPLYHDPTPPPECDYLVCESTYGNRDHPDVDLAEALAEVVHRGIERGGVMLMASFAVGRAQQLIYLLQVLKCADKIPDLPIYLDSPMSVDATKIYREFCEDHDLSEAELCGVSGSCQVGDRPVLGGDAVHLCKSVDESKGLNHVKGPAIIISSSGMMTAGRIVHHLKKRLPDPSTTVILGGYMAVGTRGRRLEQGENPIRMHGQEIEVRAAIEKVPGLSGHADRSGLLQWLGHLKTPPKRTFLTHGEPDSAAALAETLRDEKVWEVTVPDMEEWAELE, from the coding sequence ATGCGTCTCACCTTCCACGGCGCCGCCGGCACGGTCACCGGCAGCAAGTACCTGCTCGAAGCGGACGGCGCCTCGGTGCTGATCGACTGCGGCCTGTTCCAGGGGATCAAGAAGCTCCGCAAGCGCAACTGGGACGGCACGCCCTTCAAGGCGGAGGAGCTCGACGCGGTGCTGCTGACGCACGCGCACCTCGACCACACGGGCTACCTGCCGCGCGTCGTGAAGGAGGGCTTCCACGGCCCGATCCACTGCACGCCCGCCACCGCCCAGCTGGCGGAGCTGATCCTGCTCGACTCCGCGAAGATCCAAGAGAGCGACGCCGAGTACGCCAACAAGAAGGGCTACAGCAAGCACAAGCCGGCGTTGCCCCTCTACACGGGCAAGGACGTGCTCGAGACGGTCAAGAACTTCCGCCTCGTTGAGCGCGACGATTGGCGACACATCGCCGGGCCGATCCACGCGCGCTGGCACGACGCGGGACACCTGCTCGGCTCGAACCTGATCGAGATCGAAGTGCGTGAGAAGGAGAAGACGACACGGATCGTCTTCTCGGGCGACATCGGCCGCTACGACGGCCCCCTCTACCACGACCCGACACCCCCGCCCGAGTGCGACTACCTGGTCTGCGAGAGCACCTACGGCAACCGCGACCACCCGGACGTCGATCTGGCCGAGGCGCTCGCCGAAGTGGTCCATCGGGGCATCGAGCGCGGCGGGGTGATGCTGATGGCGTCGTTCGCGGTGGGCCGCGCGCAGCAGCTCATCTACTTGCTGCAGGTGCTCAAGTGCGCGGACAAGATCCCCGACTTGCCGATCTATCTCGACAGCCCGATGAGCGTCGACGCGACCAAGATCTACCGCGAGTTCTGCGAGGACCACGACCTCAGCGAAGCGGAGCTGTGCGGCGTGTCGGGCAGTTGCCAGGTGGGCGACCGCCCCGTCCTGGGCGGCGACGCGGTGCACCTCTGCAAGAGCGTCGACGAATCGAAGGGGCTCAACCACGTGAAAGGCCCCGCGATCATCATCAGCTCAAGCGGCATGATGACCGCCGGCCGGATCGTTCACCACCTGAAGAAGCGGCTGCCCGACCCGTCGACGACCGTCATCCTCGGCGGCTACATGGCGGTCGGCACGCGCGGGCGTCGGCTCGAGCAGGGCGAGAACCCGATCCGTATGCACGGCCAGGAGATCGAGGTCCGCGCCGCGATCGAGAAGGTCCCCGGCCTCTCCGGCCACGCCGACCGCAGCGGCTTGCTGCAGTGGCTAGGCCACCTGAAAACGCCCCCCAAGCGGACCTTCCTAACCCACGGCGAGCCCGACTCCGCCGCCGCCCTGGCCGAGACGCTCCGCGACGAAAAGGTATGGGAAGTGACCGTGCCAGACATGGAAGAGTGGGCAGAGCTGGAGTGA
- the chiB gene encoding Chitinase B precursor, with the protein MIRYASLLLALMLAAPSPAAERVLVGYYATFGKLPVEQIPWDRLTHVCHAFLRVDKEGELVTTDAMPNPALTADGRANDTPILVTIGGGVTVQGLEVVTATSESTAAFVERVMQIIEDGRYDGVDLDWEFPRNAATRDAHKRLVTGLRTGLTRLAKQTEREAPYLLTATVSPSPFFGQWIETDTIAEQVDWLNVMAYDLSGPWSQHAAHHAPLFASSKDAERATRSVAAAMRYWEQERGVPKEKLVVGAPLFGRAMPVREPFEALDPDLADRHRAMAFSQIRKLAGEGWPAKWDNESRAPWLQKPAPDAEPAASPLTPVGDDDDRPELISFDDRNSMHMKANWTREQGYRGMFFWAIHQDRMSDERHWLLDAANKAWPAD; encoded by the coding sequence GTGATCCGCTACGCGTCGCTGCTGCTGGCCCTGATGCTCGCCGCCCCCTCCCCCGCCGCCGAGCGGGTGCTGGTCGGCTACTACGCCACGTTCGGCAAGCTGCCGGTCGAGCAGATCCCGTGGGACCGGCTCACGCACGTCTGCCACGCCTTCTTGCGTGTGGATAAAGAGGGCGAGCTGGTCACGACCGACGCCATGCCCAACCCGGCCCTCACCGCCGACGGCCGCGCGAACGACACGCCGATCCTGGTGACGATCGGCGGGGGCGTCACCGTGCAGGGGCTTGAGGTGGTGACCGCTACGAGCGAATCGACCGCGGCGTTCGTCGAGCGTGTGATGCAAATCATCGAGGACGGCCGCTACGACGGCGTCGATCTCGATTGGGAGTTCCCCCGCAACGCCGCGACGCGCGACGCCCACAAGCGGCTGGTCACCGGCCTTCGAACGGGGCTCACCCGGCTCGCCAAACAGACCGAACGCGAGGCACCCTACCTGCTCACGGCGACCGTCAGCCCGAGCCCCTTCTTCGGCCAGTGGATCGAGACCGACACGATCGCGGAGCAGGTCGACTGGCTGAACGTCATGGCGTACGACCTGAGCGGGCCCTGGTCGCAGCACGCGGCGCACCACGCGCCGCTGTTCGCGTCGTCGAAGGACGCGGAGCGGGCGACCCGGAGCGTCGCCGCGGCGATGCGGTACTGGGAGCAGGAGCGGGGCGTGCCGAAGGAGAAACTCGTCGTCGGCGCGCCGCTCTTCGGCCGGGCGATGCCCGTGAGGGAGCCATTCGAGGCGCTCGACCCCGACCTGGCCGACCGGCACCGGGCGATGGCGTTCTCACAGATCCGCAAGCTGGCGGGCGAAGGGTGGCCCGCAAAGTGGGACAACGAGAGCCGCGCCCCGTGGCTCCAGAAGCCGGCCCCCGACGCGGAGCCGGCCGCCTCCCCGCTGACGCCCGTCGGCGACGACGACGATCGCCCCGAGCTGATCTCGTTCGACGATCGCAACTCGATGCACATGAAAGCGAACTGGACCCGCGAGCAGGGCTACCGCGGCATGTTCTTCTGGGCCATCCACCAAGACCGGATGTCGGACGAGCGCCACTGGCTGCTGGACGCCGCCAACAAGGCGTGGCCCGCCGACTGA